AAAAggacttcaggggctggcactgtgatgtagtggataaagccgccacctgcaatgccagcatcccctctggtttgtgtcccagctgctccacttctgacccagctctctgctatggtctgagagagcagcagaagatggcccaagtccttgggcccctgcacccgagttgAGACCTAGAGGTAATTCCTGGactcagtctggctcagctcacttgtgaagtaaaccagctggaagatctgtctccaattctgcctctcaaataaataaatcaatggggcccggtgctgtggcacagcaggttaacgccttggcctgaagtggcagcatcccatgtgggcgccggttctagtcctggctgctccacttccgatccggctctctgctatggcctgggagggcagtggaggatggcccaggtccttgggcccctgtacccgcgtgggaggcctgcaagaagctcctggctgctggcttcggattggcgtagctctggccgttgcggccatctggggagtgaaccatcggatgaagacctctctcactgtctctacctctctctgcaactctgtctttcaaataaataaaatacatctttaaaaacaaacaaacaaataaataaatgaatgttaaaagaaaataaaatttatattgaagGTCAGAAGTGACTTTAAAAGTCAGAACACAGCTGTCTCTGGCTTTTTAAGTAGCCCTCCATGGATACGTCACCCATAAAATTGCAAATACCCTAAAATTAAAGATGTGCATGACTTCCAGTGCTTAAAACAGTTGTGCAACAAAGCAGTGGAACTGAGTCAACAGGGCATAAAGCGTGCTGACTTGAATCACTTGCATTCTTGGTAGCACTTTATGCGCACCCTTCACCGTTTTGAAATGCATGAACCTGCTTCTCTGTGCGACACAGGCTCCTGCGCTGCCAGACACTGGGCAGAGCCTGCAGCAACAGCACGGATGACTTCTAATCCCTGTGTTCCCCTCCAGGCACTACCTGGTTCCTCCTAATGTAATAAGGCTTTTAGTGAGCAAATGGTAGCAATCTGTACCAGGGAACACATCTttacacccctccccccaccccggtcaCCCCCACAGCTCCTGTATTTTGGGTTCAGGATTAACCACTGCATTGCAGGGTTTCCCAGCAAGTTGGCCTCTAGACCTCACTCAGAGCTGGCAGCCTACCTGGTAGGGTTGGGGCTCCCTGCTGTTGACTTCATGTTGGCAGAGTAGACACAGATTTGCTGGATTTCTGAAGTAACCAGCCTTTAAAATTTATcctgaaagacagagcaagagaccttccatcagctggctcacctcccagatggcctcagtagCCAGGTCTagtgtcccacataggtggtggggGCTCGTGCGCCTGCCATCCTGTGACACCCTggcagccacattagcaggaagcagggtctGAAGCCGAGCAGCCTGCATGTAAAGTGGCACACCCATTGCAGGCTGCCAGAATTGCaattgtggcttaacccactgtgccagaacagACCCTTGAAATAGCCTTCTAACCTAGACAGGTGAAACACAGCCAGGGGCCAAGATGCCACGCAAACCCACAGCTGCAACACCACACCATAGGCACACAGcactccctgctgctctgcttccaatccagcccctccTGGCTAACGCTAACAGCCCTGCTACCCaaatgagacccagatggagctgcaggctcctggatttgggcctggcccaatcctgcctGGCTTTTGTAGTCATCTGGGGTGTGATCCAAGGAGAACCTGTCTCAACTGTGCCTTCCAGACATAAGCATACTGTAAACCAGGCTGTGCTGACCCTTGGCTGCCCAGAGACTGCAACCTGGTTCATCACAGCCCTTCTTACCAACCAGGATGGTGGCTCTGGAAAGAGCCTTCAGGTCACAGCCACCCAGAATGCCTCCAGCCCCAGGATGAGCCTTTTGTCATAGCCCTTTTTCCGACCAGGGAGGTGGCTCTGAAAAGAGCCTTTGGGTTACAGCAGTGAGACGTCAGGCACCCGTGGGCCTTAGGCACGCTCCCCACGGATGCGGCGCGCCAGCTGGATGTCCTTGGGCATGATGGTGACGCGCTTGGCGTGGATGGCACACAGGTTGGTGTCCTCGAAGAGCCCCACGAGGTAGGCCTCGCACGCCTCCTGCAGCGCCATGACGGCCGAGCTCTGGAAGCGCAGGTCCGTCTTGAAGTCCTGCGCGATCTCGCGCACCAGGCGCTGGAATGGCAGCTTGCGGATCAGCAGCTCGGTGGACTTCTGGTAGCGCCGGATCTCGCGCAGCGCCACGGTGCCTGGCCGGTAGCGGTGCGGCTTCTTCACGCCgcccgtggccggcgcgctcTTGCGGGCGACCTTGGTGGCCAGCTGCTTGCGCGGCGCCTTCCCGCC
Above is a genomic segment from Oryctolagus cuniculus chromosome 6, mOryCun1.1, whole genome shotgun sequence containing:
- the H3-4 gene encoding histone H3.1t translates to MARTKQTARKSTGGKAPRKQLATKVARKSAPATGGVKKPHRYRPGTVALREIRRYQKSTELLIRKLPFQRLVREIAQDFKTDLRFQSSAVMALQEACEAYLVGLFEDTNLCAIHAKRVTIMPKDIQLARRIRGERA